The genomic stretch GAACGCGGATTTCCTCGTTCACGCGGGGCCCCTCCCGGGAGGGGGGCGAAGGGGGCATGGGGCCTCGTGCTATGGTCGTCTCCTGTCTCAGTTACGATACGGCTTCAAAGCGACTTATGGGGCGGCGCGCGTCAGGCCGCAACCGTCTGCGACGAATTTGCCCTCAGGTCGGGAGGGGTTGCCTCTTTTGCAAGCAGCGCCACCGCGTCCTTCAGCGGCAGGCTCTCCTGCTCCCGGCCTGGCAGGCGGCGCAGGACGAGCATGCCTTCCTCCGCCTCGCGCCGGCCGACGACGGCCAGAATCGGCACCCGCGTCTCGATGTGATCCACCACCTTGCGGTTGATCTTCTCGTTGCGCAGATCCGCTTCGGCACGAATGCCGGCGGCCTTCAGCGCGGCGACGACTTCGGCCGCATAGGGCGCCGCATCGTCCACGATGGTCGCCACCACCACCTGGCGCGGCGCCATCCAGAGCGGGAATCGGCCGGCATATTGCTCGATCAGCATGCCCAGGAAGCGCTCGAAGCTGCCCAGGATGGCCCGGTGCAGCATGACGGGGCGGCGGCGAGTGCCGTCCTCCGCCGTATAGAGCGCATCCAGCCGCTCGGGCAGTACGAAATCCACCTGCAGCGTGCCGCATTGCCAATCCCGGCCGATGGCATCCCGCAGCACGAATTCGAGCTTGGGGCCGTAGAAGGCGCCCTCGCCCGGGTTGAGTTCATAGGCCACGCCGGCGATCTCGCAGGCCTCGCGCAGGGCGCCCTCGGCACGGTCCCAGGTGGCGTCGTCGCCCGCGCGGGTTTCCGGACGGTCAGAGAATTTCACGCGGAATTCGGGGAAGCCCATGTCGCGGTAGATGTCGGACAGCAGGGCCACGAACTTCACCGTCTCGGCGGCGATCTGGCTTTCCTCGCAGAAGATATGCGCGTCATCCTGCGTGAAGCCGCGCACGCGCATGATGCCGTGCAGCGCGCCCGAGGGCTCGTAGCGGTGGCAGGCGCCAAATTCGGCCATGCGCAGTGGCAGGTCCCGATAGCTGCGGATGCCTTGGTTGAAGATCTGCACATGGCAGGGGCAGTTCATCGGCTTCAGCGCGTTGATCTTGTGGGCTTCGTCCTGGTCCTCGACGGTCGCCAGGAACATCCCCGCGCGGAATTTCTCCCAATGCCCCGAAGCTTCCCAGAGCTTGCGGTCTACCAGTTGGGGCGTCTTCACCTCCTGGTAGCCGGCGGCATCCAGGCGGCGGCGCATGTAATCCTCCACGACGCGATAGAGCTTCCAGCCGTTCGGATGCCAGAAGACGGAGCCCTGGGCCTCCTCCTGCATGTGGAACAGGTGCATCTCGCGGCCGATGCGGCGGTGGTCCCGGCGCTCGGCCTCCTCCAGCATATGGAGATGCGCGTCCAGTTCCTTCTGGTCGCGCCAGGCGGTGGCGTAGATGCGGCTGAGCATGGCGTTGCGGTGGTCGCCCCGCCAATAGGCGCCGGCCACCTTCATCAGCTTGAAGGCGCTGCCCACGCCGCCCGTGGTCGGCATATGCGGGCCACGGCACAGGTCCAGCCAATCGCCCTGGCGGTAGATCGAGATGGGAACATCCACCGGCAGGTCGCGGATGAGTTCGGCTTTGTAGCGCTCACCCTTCTTCTCGAAGAATTCGATGGCCTGTTCGCGCGGCCAGACTTCGCGGGTGAAGGCCGCGTTGCGCGCGATGATCTCGCGCATCTTGGCTTCGATCCGCGGGAAATCCTCGGGCGTGAAGGGCTCGTTGCGGGCGAAGTCGTAATAGAAGCCGTTCTCGATCGCCGGGCCGATGGTGACCTGCGTGCCGGGGAACAGCTCCTGCACGGCCTCCGCCAGCACATGGGCGGCGTCGTGCCGGATAAGTTCCAGCGCCTCGGCATCCCTGCGGGTGATGAAGCGCAGCGCCGCATCGGCCGTGATTTCGCGGCCGAGGTCCATCATCTCGCCATTCACCACCATGGCGAGGGCGGCCTTGGCGAGGCCGGGCCCGATGGAAGCGGCCACCGCCGTGCCGGTCACTGCGCCGTCAAACTGGCGAAGGGAGCCGTCGGGAAGGGTGATCGCGGGCATTGCATTCTCTTGCTGCTGAAACGGAGGCGGACCATGGGCAGGGTGCCGGCCGGGGTCAAGGGTTGCAGGCGATTGCGTGGCGGCCCGGCGCGGGCGAAGCTTGGCCATGACCGAATTGCGCAGCGCCATCTTTCTCGATTTCGACAATCTGATTTCCGGCCTGCGGGATGGCGCCGGCCCGGAATACGCGCTGCGCTTCGCCGATCAGCCGGAAGCCTGGCTGGAGCGCCTGCTGGCCGACCGGCCGCGCCGCGCCCTGCTGCGCCGCTGCTACATGAACCCCGCCGGGACGCTGGAGGACGGCGCCGGCTCCCGCGTGCGCTATGCCGAATTCCGCTGGGCCTTCATGGCGGCCGGTTTCGAGGTGATGGACTGCCCCAAGCTGACCCGCCTCAAGAACGCCGCCGATGTGCGCATCGCGCTGGATGCGATGGAGGCGATGCTGTCCCCCCAGGTGCATTATGACGAGTTCATTCTGCTCTCCACCGATTCCGATTTCGTTCCTCTGCTGCAGCGGCTGCGGGCGGCGGACAGGCGCACCCGGCTCGTGGCGCACCCCGATGTGGGCCGCGTGGTGCGCGCCGCAGCGGATGAGGTGATCGGGCTCGATCTGCTGGCCTCCTGGCTCGGCTGGCAGCCCTCGCGCGAGCCGGGGCCGGCCTTCGGCGTGGAGAATGCGGCCGATCTTCTGGGCGTGGTGCGGGATATCATGCAGGAGGCCGAGGGGCCCGTGCATGTCCCGCACCTCGGCCAAATGCTGCGTGGCCGCACCGGCGCCACGCTGCGCGGCAGCGATTTCGCCGGCCAGGGCTCGCTGGATGCCATGCTGGAGGCCGCCGGCGGCTTCATCCGGCGTGACGGGCCAGGTGGAGGCCATGTCTTGCGGCCCGAATGGGCGGATCAGGTGCCGGAAAGCCCCGAAGCAGCCTGAAGCACCTCCTCCACGCTCAAGCCCGCCAGTGGCAGGCGGCGCAGGACCACAACATTGCCGCGCGGGGCGCATAGGGCGGGATCGCTCTCGCCGCCGAACAGAGCGAGCGTCGGGCAGCCCGCGGCGGCGGCCAGATGCGTCGGGCCGCTGTCATTGCCGATGGCCAGCGAAGCCCGCCGCGCCACGGCCGCGAGTTGGCGCAGATCGGTCCGGCCGGTCAGGTCCAGCAGGCCCGGCGTCATGGCCATGATCTCACGCGCGAGGGGGATTTCGGCCGCGCCGCCGCACAGCACC from Sediminicoccus sp. KRV36 encodes the following:
- a CDS encoding NYN domain-containing protein gives rise to the protein MTELRSAIFLDFDNLISGLRDGAGPEYALRFADQPEAWLERLLADRPRRALLRRCYMNPAGTLEDGAGSRVRYAEFRWAFMAAGFEVMDCPKLTRLKNAADVRIALDAMEAMLSPQVHYDEFILLSTDSDFVPLLQRLRAADRRTRLVAHPDVGRVVRAAADEVIGLDLLASWLGWQPSREPGPAFGVENAADLLGVVRDIMQEAEGPVHVPHLGQMLRGRTGATLRGSDFAGQGSLDAMLEAAGGFIRRDGPGGGHVLRPEWADQVPESPEAA
- the thrS gene encoding threonine--tRNA ligase; this translates as MPAITLPDGSLRQFDGAVTGTAVAASIGPGLAKAALAMVVNGEMMDLGREITADAALRFITRRDAEALELIRHDAAHVLAEAVQELFPGTQVTIGPAIENGFYYDFARNEPFTPEDFPRIEAKMREIIARNAAFTREVWPREQAIEFFEKKGERYKAELIRDLPVDVPISIYRQGDWLDLCRGPHMPTTGGVGSAFKLMKVAGAYWRGDHRNAMLSRIYATAWRDQKELDAHLHMLEEAERRDHRRIGREMHLFHMQEEAQGSVFWHPNGWKLYRVVEDYMRRRLDAAGYQEVKTPQLVDRKLWEASGHWEKFRAGMFLATVEDQDEAHKINALKPMNCPCHVQIFNQGIRSYRDLPLRMAEFGACHRYEPSGALHGIMRVRGFTQDDAHIFCEESQIAAETVKFVALLSDIYRDMGFPEFRVKFSDRPETRAGDDATWDRAEGALREACEIAGVAYELNPGEGAFYGPKLEFVLRDAIGRDWQCGTLQVDFVLPERLDALYTAEDGTRRRPVMLHRAILGSFERFLGMLIEQYAGRFPLWMAPRQVVVATIVDDAAPYAAEVVAALKAAGIRAEADLRNEKINRKVVDHIETRVPILAVVGRREAEEGMLVLRRLPGREQESLPLKDAVALLAKEATPPDLRANSSQTVAA